The following is a genomic window from Nitrospira sp..
GCGCAATTCAAATCGCTCATCGACCCTTTCATCATCATGTTCTCGGTGCCGATGGGTTTCCCCGGCGTGATCCTGATCCTCTTCTTAACCAACACTACGCTCTCGACCACTTCGATGATGGGGATCATCATGATGCTCGGCATCGTCGTGTCGAACGGCGTGCTCCTCGTCGATTACACCAACGTCCTGCGCCGCAAAGGCCATGCATTGGCGGACGCGGTCATCACGGCCTCTCGCACCCGCTTGCGGCCGATTCTCATGACCTCGCTTGCCACCGTCTTCGGGCTGCTGCCGATGGCGATCGGCTGGGGCACCGGCGGAGAAACCAACGCCCCGCTCGCGCGGGCCGTCGTGGGAGGGCTCAGCGTCTCGACCTTGCTAACGCTCTTCCTCGTGCCGACGATGTATATGATATTTGAAGAATGGGTCCCGAGGAAGTTCACCGAAGAACCGTCAACCGCCGCGCCTGCGCCCACCAGCCCGCTTCCGGCATTGGAGTAGCCTTTAGACCGGCTTCTTCAGGCCTCTCTCGCCTACGACTCGACCTCTTCCTCCGGCGTTTCCAAACTCGTGCGGCCGAGCGTGCCGTCGCGGTAGTCGGCTAAGAGAATTCTCGCCGCCTTGTCTCGATCCAACGCCCCGCCGCTTCCGGCAAGCAGGCAGCCGCGCTTTCTGGCAATGGCCTCGATCACGTCCGCATTCGTCAGTCCCTCAACCGCAAATCCATAGCGGGCCGTCAGCCTGGCGGGATAGCGCGCGAGTAACTGCCCGGCGAGGAATTCAGCCACCGTTTCATCATCCACCACTGCATGGCCGACCGCGTTGATCGTCGCCAGCAGCAGACCCGTCTGCGGATCTTCAATCGTTCCCCATAAGAGCCCCGGCGAGTCGATAAGAGCCATCTTGTCGTTCAGCTTGTGGCGCTGCTGAACTTTGGTCACCGCCGGTTCGTCGCCGACACGGGCGATGCGCCGTTTGAGCAGCGTATTCATCAGAGTCGATTTGCCGACATTCGGAACGCCCATAATCAACATGCGCAACGGTTTCACGATGCTATTGCGATGGGGCGCGATCTGTTGGCACAAGCGGGGAATCTTCGCCGCATCGCCTGAATGTTTGCAGGACAGGGCCACCGCCGTCACGCCCTCTTGCCGGTTATACCGGTCGAGCCAGGCCTTCGTGACAACCGGGTCGGCAAGATCCGCCTT
Proteins encoded in this region:
- a CDS encoding Ribosome biogenesis GTPase A (MaGe:77309329) — its product is MSIQWFPGHMNVARKEAAKTMEAIDVIVEVLDARVPRASCNPLIEELRLPRQRLCLKVLNKADLADPVVTKAWLDRYNRQEGVTAVALSCKHSGDAAKIPRLCQQIAPHRNSIVKPLRMLIMGVPNVGKSTLMNTLLKRRIARVGDEPAVTKVQQRHKLNDKMALIDSPGLLWGTIEDPQTGLLLATINAVGHAVVDDETVAEFLAGQLLARYPARLTARYGFAVEGLTNADVIEAIARKRGCLLAGSGGALDRDKAARILLADYRDGTLGRTSLETPEEEVES